In bacterium, the DNA window GGCGATATCAAGACTGACGGCACAGTAACCGTGCTGAATTCCGATCTTCACATTGCCACACTTGAGAAAGGCGGCAAATTAGCTGTTGAAATGGATGTTGAAATCGGCAGGGGATACCGCCTTGCGGAAAATAACAAGAAAAAAGGACAGCCCATAGGATATATTCCGATGGATTCCATATTTTCTCCGGTTAAGAAGGTTAAATATTCAGTGGAGAATACAAGGGTGGGACAGATGACCGACTACGATAAGCTGATAGTTGAAATCTGGACGGACGGACGGCTGTTGCCCGAGGAAGCGTTAAAACAGTCATCCGCTATTCTCAGGGCGCATCTCGATGTCTTTGTGAACTATGATGATAATTATGTAGAGTTTGAAGAGGAAGACAAGACCGAAAAGAAAGAGGAAGAAGGCAATAAGAAAAAACTGAATATGCCTATCAGTGAAATAGAATTATCGGTAAGGTCTACCAACTGCCTGAGGAATGCCAGCATAAACAGTATCGGAGAATTGGTCTCAATGACTGAAACAGAACTTCTCAAGCAGCGGAATTTCGGCAAAAAGTCACTTAATGAAATAAAGGCTGTTCTTAAAGAGCTCAACCTTTCTCTCGGCATGAAGACAGAAACAGAGCCCGAAGAACAGAAATAAATGTATAGGAGCGGAAATTATGCAGCACGGTAAAAAGAAATCAAATAAGCTGAATATGCAGGCGGCGCACAGGAAGTCGGTATTCTCCAATCTTTTGTGCCAGCTTATAAATCACGGGAGAATCAAAACCACAGAAGTAAAGGCAAAACAGCTTGTAAAACAGGCCGACAAAATAATTACTGTCGCTAAAAAACAGACGCTTCATGCCAGAAGAACGGCTGTTTCAATACTCAATAACAAAAAAGCCGTCAAAAAGCTTTTTTCCGAGATAGCGAAACATTTTGAGAACAGGAAAGGCGGTTATTCAAAAGTAATTAAAACAACTTACAGGCGGGGTGACGCAGCTCCTCTTGCTATTGTCGAGCTTATAGATTTTCAGCCGGTTGCGGGAACGGATAAAAAAGATAAGGATAAAAAAGTTTCAAAACCAAAACCAAAGCCGAAACCGAAAGCAAAGTAGCGCGAAATACCTTTTTATCATAAAAAACCCCGCCCTTTAAGGAACGGGGTTTTTTTGTTTATTGTTGTTACCTTTAGGAGTAAAATTAAATAGAAATGGCTAAAGAAAGCAATACATTGAACCGCGCGGTTTATCTTGCCTTGAGAGATAAGTATTTTTATCATGTCAGGGAGATGTCCGGAGCCGCGTTTCCAAACAAACCCCTGGATTTCCGGATGAAAAAGCTGGGGGATCTTATAGAACACCTGAATAATGCGGTAAAATACGCCCGTCTGGCCCTGAACGGCAATAACAGGGATACGGAAGAGTCCGAATTCGCGGATTTTATTGATATACTGAAAGGGTCTGCCGAGGTGGCTTATACGCTGCTTCAGCATGAAAAAATACTTTCGGAAAACGAAAAACTGATATCGAAGTTCAGCGGTGTGAGCGATGCGGATATCAGCCAATCGAAAAAACTGCATGGCGAGCGCGCGGCCGAAATAATGGCGGGTATGAAGATTTTGATAGAAAAAGGAAAGGGCAGAATCAGCGATATACAGCTGTCGGCGAAAAAAAATTTTTCGAAGGGCGATAAAGACAGGTATGAAAGAATGTACAGTATGAATTGAATCGCAGGGGGAATACGACTATGAAAAAAACGGTTTTGGAAATTTATGCTTTGCTTGTATGTCTGATATCAATATTATTTATAATAGTGAACCTGCATGAAGTCCTTTTCGGAGCCGTCAAATTGATTAATCCGGAAATGGCTGTTTCCGAGTATGAGCAGAAACAGTACATGAGCAATAAAGGATATACTGAAAAGTGGAACGAGAAGAAACTTAAAAGCTATACGGAAGAGCAGATAACGGACATGAGGAAAGGCGACTATAACAGCCTGCTGGGAGTAAAGAGGAATACGGAAAAAACGAAGCTTGTAAGGTCGGCGCTGTATTTGATAATCGCATCGGCTTTTTTTGCCTGGCACTGGAGGCTGGCCGGGAAAGAACGTATCAAAAACTGAACAGGAGAGCGCAAATGCAGGAATGCGTATTCTGTAAAATAGTCGGCAACAAAATACCTTCGGTTAATATATATGATTCGGGCAGGTCTCTTGCCTTTATGGATATAATGCCCGCGCGCAAAGGACATGTGCTTATTATACCTAAGAAGCATGGAGAGATATTGACGGATATACCCGAAGAAGATTTAAAGGATGTTATACTGACTGTTAAAAAAGTAACGGGTGCTATGTTCAAAGCACTGTGTTGCGACGGAATAAATGTTCATCAGTGCAACAGGCCTGCGGCCGGACAGGTTGTTGACCATGTCCATTTTCATCTGATTCCCAGAGTTGAAGGGGACAATCTTAATTTCGGCTGGCCGCATGAAACCTATGATAAAGGTGAAATGGAAAAAACAGCGGATAAAATCAGGTCCTCCCTTTATATTTCAATGACATGAGATCCAGAAGCGCTTTTCTAGAGATTTTAGCTCAGAATATCGGGGATAAACACCCTTATAGCATAGAGGCTTACAATTTTGTTATTATGGCGCTTGCTTTTGCCAGGAAGAAAATAGGTTCTGCCGGAGATGTGCCGGCGTC includes these proteins:
- a CDS encoding DNA-directed RNA polymerase subunit alpha, with translation MPNRLKKEEQSATNYYAKFIAEPFERGYGYTIGNSLRRVLLSSLEGIAVTAVKIEGVEHEFSTMKGVIEDVAQILLNIKKILLVSDSREHKKMSLNVSKEGEVKAGDIKTDGTVTVLNSDLHIATLEKGGKLAVEMDVEIGRGYRLAENNKKKGQPIGYIPMDSIFSPVKKVKYSVENTRVGQMTDYDKLIVEIWTDGRLLPEEALKQSSAILRAHLDVFVNYDDNYVEFEEEDKTEKKEEEGNKKKLNMPISEIELSVRSTNCLRNASINSIGELVSMTETELLKQRNFGKKSLNEIKAVLKELNLSLGMKTETEPEEQK
- the rplQ gene encoding 50S ribosomal protein L17, which codes for MQHGKKKSNKLNMQAAHRKSVFSNLLCQLINHGRIKTTEVKAKQLVKQADKIITVAKKQTLHARRTAVSILNNKKAVKKLFSEIAKHFENRKGGYSKVIKTTYRRGDAAPLAIVELIDFQPVAGTDKKDKDKKVSKPKPKPKPKAK
- a CDS encoding HIT family protein yields the protein MQECVFCKIVGNKIPSVNIYDSGRSLAFMDIMPARKGHVLIIPKKHGEILTDIPEEDLKDVILTVKKVTGAMFKALCCDGINVHQCNRPAAGQVVDHVHFHLIPRVEGDNLNFGWPHETYDKGEMEKTADKIRSSLYISMT